The genomic DNA GCCGCTGTCCTCGGGCGGCCCGTACTTCGGCTTCCTGACCGCGCGGCAGGTCTTCGTCCGGCAGATGCCGGGCCGCATCGTCGGCCGCACTGTCGATCTCGATGGCAAGCCCGGCTACACGCTGACCCTGCAGGCGCGCGAGCAGCACATCCGCCGCAGCAAGGCGACCTCGAATATCTGCACCAACCAGGGCCTGCTGGTCACGGCCGCGACCATCCACATGAGCCTGCTGGGGCCGGAAGGTCTGGAAAGCGTCGCTGTCCATTCGATGGCCAACACACAGTCGTTGGTCGACGCGCTGACCGCGATTCCCGGCGTCAGCGCGGCCTTCGATGGCGAGCGCTTCCATGAAGCTGTCATCCGTCTGCCACAAGCTGCTGGCCAGGTATTGGCCGGGCTCGCCGAACGCGGCATCTTCGGCGGCTTCGATCTGTCGCAGCATTACCCGGCGCTGGGTTCAGCGCTGCTGGTCTGCGCGACCGAAACCCGGACTGCCGAAGACATCGCACGTTACGCCACGGCCTTACGTGAAATCCTGGCCGCGCACTGATTCAAATCATCGTCAAGCACACACATAACGAGGAGTAGACACATGGCCGCAATCACCCTGCAGGGCAACCCGTTCTCGACCAATGGCGAACTGCCGAAGCCCGGCAGCGATGCGCCCGGTTTCCGCCTGGTCGGCGGCGATCTTAAGGACGTCACGCTGCATGACTTCGCCGGCAAGAAGAAGGTGCTGAACATCTTCCCGTCGGTGGACACGCCGACCTGCGCAATGTCGGTGCGCAAGTTCAACGAGAAGGCCGCGGGCTTGAGCGACACCGTGGTGCTGTGCATCTCGGCCGATCTGCCGTTCGCGCAGAAGCGCTTCTGCGGCGCCGAAGGCATCAGCAATGTCGTCAACCTGTCGCTGATGCGTGGCCGCGGCTTTGCCACCGAGTACGGCCTGAACATCGAGAACGGCCCACTGGCCGGTCTGACCGCACGCGCCGTGGTGGTGCTCGACGCCAACAACAAGGTGCTGCACAGCGAACTGGTCAGCGAGATCGCCCACGAGCCGAACTACGACGCTGCTCTGAAGGCACTGGCCTGAGGCGCAGCTGTATGACGCTCCGGCATCGCGGGCTGGCGCTGCTGCTGGCCGTCATTTTGGCCGGCTGTGGCGGCGGCGGCACAGCGGTGCCGGCGCCGGAATTCGTCGGTGACTGGAGCGCGCCAGGCGTCAATCTGAGCCTGAGCGCCGATGGCCAGATCGCCTGGCGCAAGGTCGATGAAGACGGCTCGTCGCACAGCGTCATCGCGCCGTTGAGTTCGTTCTCGACGAAGAAATTCTCGGCCGGCTTCTGGCTGTTCTCGTCGAGCTTCCACGTCGACAAGCCGCCGGTCCGCGATGGCGCCGTCTGGCGGATGACGGTCGATGGCGTCGAGCTGATTCGTCTGGACGATGACGGCGCCGTGCCGAAGGACGAAGTCTGAAGCTGCACGGCTGCAACTGAATCACAACGCTGAACCGAACACGCCTCAGAGATCGATCATGGCTCACGCCTCAAACGCTGCAACTGTCGCCACCGCGCTGCCGTCACCGCTGAACCCGGCCGAGCCGCTGATCTTCGAAGTGTCGCGCGCCGGCCGCGGTGCCAGCGCCCAACGGCCGATAAAAGGGGAGGGCGGCTTGCCGGAGATTCGGCTGTCTGAGAAGTTCAGACGGCAGGTCGCGCCGGGATTGCCGCAGGTGTCCGAGTTGCAGGCGGTGCGTCACTTCACGCGGCTGTCGAAGCTGAATTTCAGCATCGACACGCACTTCTATCCGCTCGGCAGCTGCACAATGAAATACAACCCGCGCGCCTGCAACACGCTGGCGATGCTGCCGCAGTTTCTCGGCCGCCATCCGCTGGCGCCGGAAACCCACTCGCAGGGCTTCCTGGCCTGCATGTACGAGCTGCAGGAAATGCTCAAGGACGTGACCGGCATGGCCGGCGTCAGCCTGACGCCGATGGCCGGCGCGCAGGGCGAGTTCGCCGGTGTCGCGATGATCCGCGCT from Nevskia ramosa DSM 11499 includes the following:
- the tpx gene encoding thiol peroxidase; amino-acid sequence: MAAITLQGNPFSTNGELPKPGSDAPGFRLVGGDLKDVTLHDFAGKKKVLNIFPSVDTPTCAMSVRKFNEKAAGLSDTVVLCISADLPFAQKRFCGAEGISNVVNLSLMRGRGFATEYGLNIENGPLAGLTARAVVVLDANNKVLHSELVSEIAHEPNYDAALKALA